One genomic segment of [Phormidium] sp. ETS-05 includes these proteins:
- a CDS encoding D-alanyl-D-alanine carboxypeptidase, giving the protein MFKTPTAALATTLVLLLGGCTTPEPTQTASPTPPSSPTPAATTPPKPVTAPPEKPDPAINGEIEQYINKLAGRGYAREKQGVWIQSQDTLLANYNGTIPLSAASVTKMATTVAAIETFGPEHQFTTEIGINGTVKDGVLQGDLVVVGGEDPLFVWEEAIGLGNTINKLGIKQITGHLIITGKFYMNFEFDPLTSGELLQQGLNGKNWPAEAETQYQTMPPGTPRPQITINGGVKIIPTPPPNTKPIIRHFSQPLGKIVKLMNMYSNNYTAQMLADSIGGAKAVAEKAAAAAGVPPAEIQLINGSGLGEENRLSPRAACGLFLALERDLKPYNMTVADIAAIVGQDLGVLQTRTAINLGVVKTGTLNNVSSLAGLLPNQKYGFVCIAIINSGAGADAFRPEQDTILSQLLQQWGTVTTPPPELKPTPWQNGKTSGSQIIPTD; this is encoded by the coding sequence ATGTTCAAAACTCCCACCGCCGCCTTAGCGACTACCTTGGTTTTGCTTCTGGGGGGATGCACCACCCCAGAACCCACCCAAACCGCATCTCCCACCCCGCCATCGTCACCCACTCCCGCCGCCACCACCCCCCCAAAACCCGTAACCGCACCACCGGAAAAGCCCGACCCAGCTATCAACGGGGAAATCGAGCAATATATCAACAAATTGGCAGGGCGGGGATATGCTAGGGAAAAACAAGGGGTGTGGATTCAATCTCAAGATACTTTGCTGGCAAATTACAACGGCACCATTCCTTTATCTGCAGCTTCGGTGACAAAAATGGCCACCACAGTAGCGGCGATCGAAACTTTTGGCCCCGAACACCAGTTTACCACAGAAATCGGGATTAATGGTACAGTAAAAGATGGCGTTTTGCAGGGAGATTTAGTAGTAGTGGGAGGGGAAGACCCATTATTTGTGTGGGAAGAGGCGATCGGCCTAGGCAACACCATCAACAAACTTGGCATCAAACAAATAACCGGCCACCTCATCATCACCGGTAAATTCTACATGAACTTTGAATTTGACCCCCTCACCTCTGGCGAATTACTCCAACAAGGATTAAACGGAAAAAATTGGCCCGCCGAAGCCGAAACCCAATATCAAACCATGCCTCCGGGCACCCCCCGACCCCAAATTACCATCAACGGTGGCGTCAAAATCATCCCCACCCCACCCCCCAACACCAAACCCATCATCCGCCACTTTTCCCAACCCCTCGGCAAAATCGTCAAACTGATGAATATGTACAGCAACAACTACACCGCGCAGATGTTAGCCGACTCGATCGGAGGCGCCAAAGCAGTTGCCGAAAAAGCCGCCGCCGCCGCCGGAGTTCCCCCCGCCGAAATTCAGCTTATTAACGGCTCCGGTTTAGGCGAAGAAAACCGCCTTTCTCCCCGCGCCGCCTGCGGTTTATTCCTCGCCTTAGAGCGCGATTTAAAACCATATAACATGACCGTTGCTGATATCGCCGCCATTGTCGGTCAAGATTTAGGCGTATTGCAAACCCGCACCGCCATCAACCTTGGCGTCGTCAAAACCGGCACCCTCAATAACGTCAGTTCTCTAGCCGGACTCTTACCAAATCAAAAATATGGTTTTGTCTGTATTGCCATCATTAATAGTGGCGCTGGTGCCGATGCTTTTCGCCCCGAACAAGATACCATATTAAGTCAATTGCTGCAACAGTGGGGCACCGTTACCACCCCACCACCAGAGTTAAAACCGACCCCTTGGCAAAATGGCAAAACATCAGGCAGTCAAATTATCCCAACAGACTAG
- a CDS encoding ATP-binding cassette domain-containing protein, whose product MTGSDGQKTVLGSNPYLELNNQGKTCQLTLTQNQHILGRDRASGADLLVPPDWLIISSLHAVLKRVGDDYYIYDGDGNNKPSTNGLFADRTRITPHQGYKLTNGCQLRIGQNPKDWIMLTYVNPDYSQKPLQQRAISLKSRSVLLGRDPSATLQLESPIVSRRHATIDSDPTGGYVITDYSTNGVFVNNQRVAGKAQLKDGDIIKIGPFTLVLRGDEIQEQDAGNQIRLDAKNLALTVKDEEGKWKQILDNIEVAIEPGQLVALVGGSGAGKSTLMRTLLGINKVDKGKVYLNGDDLRKNFNIYRTQIGYVPQDDIIHYNLTVKEVLKYAVKLRLPPDTDVDAVVNKTLAEVEMTDHGDKLVSKLSGGQRKRVSIGVELLANPKLFFLDEPTSGLDPGLDKKMMELLRKLANQGRTIVLVTHATANINLCDRIAFLGRGGRLCYFGIPKEAFDFFGITTGDFADIYTQLETDENNVKKWAERFKNSPYYQRYITNHLSGAIGGSSLPPQQAKPSALGQLSILIQRYWRLLTRDRLNLGLSLLTAPIGIMLIPIALRDQNPLTGDPSPTLAPLALRVLFVFTCAGIWVGLSTSLQEIVKEANIYQRERLVNLGLWPYISSKVILLAALALGQTILMSIVILLGFKQPQPELIPWPIGVVITAFLTLLTSISLGLLVSAIAKNSEQANTTIPLLLLPQIIFSGVLFKMEGAASKISWLMLSRWSVGAYGSLVNVNGLVPDQDALDYYGNPIPKPFDPTPVYDATWENLGLNWGILLLHAAIYLAITFWWQKRKDII is encoded by the coding sequence ATGACAGGCAGCGACGGACAGAAAACGGTTTTGGGGAGTAATCCTTATTTGGAGCTGAACAACCAGGGGAAAACCTGCCAGTTGACTTTGACACAAAACCAGCATATTTTGGGGCGCGATCGGGCTAGCGGTGCGGACCTTTTAGTACCACCGGATTGGCTCATTATCTCTTCACTTCACGCCGTCCTCAAACGAGTTGGCGATGATTACTACATCTACGACGGCGATGGCAATAACAAACCTAGCACTAACGGTTTATTTGCAGACCGGACTCGCATCACTCCCCACCAAGGTTATAAACTCACCAATGGCTGCCAATTGCGCATCGGGCAAAATCCTAAAGATTGGATTATGCTCACCTATGTAAATCCCGATTATAGCCAAAAACCATTACAACAACGGGCTATTTCCCTAAAAAGTCGCTCAGTTTTGCTCGGTCGCGACCCCAGCGCCACTCTCCAACTAGAATCGCCAATTGTATCGCGGCGTCATGCCACCATAGATTCTGACCCAACGGGCGGTTATGTTATCACCGATTATAGCACTAATGGGGTATTTGTCAATAACCAGCGGGTGGCCGGAAAGGCACAGCTTAAAGATGGCGATATCATCAAAATTGGCCCGTTTACCCTGGTACTGCGTGGCGACGAAATCCAGGAACAAGACGCCGGTAATCAAATTCGGTTAGATGCCAAAAACTTGGCGTTAACAGTTAAAGATGAAGAAGGAAAATGGAAGCAAATTTTAGATAATATTGAGGTAGCCATAGAACCCGGTCAATTAGTGGCATTAGTGGGAGGAAGCGGCGCGGGTAAATCTACCTTAATGCGGACTTTGTTAGGCATAAATAAGGTTGACAAAGGAAAAGTTTATTTAAACGGCGATGATTTACGGAAAAATTTTAATATTTACCGCACCCAAATCGGTTATGTGCCCCAGGATGATATTATTCACTACAATTTAACCGTGAAAGAGGTGCTAAAATACGCGGTGAAACTGCGCTTGCCACCAGATACGGATGTGGATGCAGTGGTGAATAAAACCCTGGCGGAAGTGGAAATGACAGACCACGGCGATAAGTTGGTCAGCAAGTTGAGCGGGGGACAGCGCAAGCGGGTCAGCATTGGGGTGGAATTGTTGGCTAACCCGAAACTGTTTTTTTTGGATGAACCCACATCGGGATTAGACCCCGGTTTGGATAAAAAGATGATGGAACTGTTGCGCAAGCTGGCCAACCAAGGACGAACAATTGTTTTAGTCACTCACGCCACGGCGAATATTAATTTGTGCGATCGCATCGCTTTTCTCGGACGCGGCGGACGGTTGTGCTACTTCGGTATTCCCAAAGAAGCATTCGACTTTTTCGGTATTACTACTGGCGACTTTGCCGACATCTACACCCAACTAGAAACCGACGAAAACAACGTCAAAAAATGGGCAGAGCGATTCAAAAACTCTCCTTATTACCAACGATACATCACCAACCACCTTAGCGGCGCCATTGGTGGGAGCAGCTTGCCCCCACAACAAGCTAAACCCTCAGCTTTGGGGCAGCTATCCATCCTCATCCAGCGTTACTGGCGGTTGTTGACACGCGATCGGCTCAACCTCGGTTTATCCCTATTAACCGCCCCCATAGGTATCATGCTCATTCCCATTGCCCTCCGCGACCAAAACCCCTTAACAGGCGACCCCTCCCCCACCTTAGCACCCTTAGCCCTCCGCGTCCTCTTCGTCTTCACCTGCGCGGGCATTTGGGTAGGACTTTCTACCTCCCTTCAAGAAATAGTCAAAGAAGCGAACATCTACCAACGCGAGCGCTTAGTCAACCTAGGTTTATGGCCATATATTAGCTCCAAAGTGATTCTATTAGCAGCCTTAGCCCTAGGGCAAACCATCTTAATGAGCATCGTTATCCTACTAGGCTTCAAACAACCCCAACCGGAATTAATCCCCTGGCCAATAGGAGTAGTCATCACCGCATTTCTCACCCTATTAACCAGTATTAGCCTTGGTTTGTTAGTTTCCGCCATCGCCAAAAACAGCGAGCAAGCCAACACCACCATCCCCCTGCTGCTGTTACCGCAAATCATCTTTTCCGGCGTCTTATTCAAAATGGAAGGCGCCGCCAGCAAAATCTCTTGGCTGATGCTTAGTCGCTGGTCTGTAGGTGCCTACGGTTCCCTAGTCAACGTTAATGGCTTAGTCCCCGACCAAGACGCATTAGACTACTATGGCAACCCCATTCCCAAACCCTTTGACCCCACCCCAGTTTACGATGCCACTTGGGAAAACTTGGGATTAAACTGGGGGATTTTGTTATTGCACGCCGCCATTTATTTAGCTATAACTTTTTGGTGGCAAAAGCGCAAAGACATTATTTAA
- a CDS encoding pentapeptide repeat-containing protein, which translates to MSQAQQNPEALAERLSRLEQQQDVLKKHIIEMKKQQDTFKKYVAGLKQHLEKLVKAFKDRPEPEELKTVKREITRIHQYLSQLPQTLSTAGTVDEEFKVTLGIERLEQQIETGVILSTPTPQTSSAPDIAGETPPNAEAATAETVAEAAGNQNPPITAEEFSQRIQSGETDFTGINLAHADLRGMTFKNSWQLSGANFTKANLTKCDLAGANLSGANFTEANLRKCYLAKANLSSANFTGASIWDTSRLFQANLSGANFTKANLSGSDLYQANLTGANFTKAKLSNSSLSQANLTKAKLINANLRNASFRDANLNHADFSRASLLGADFTGAQLEATKFDQVFCNETTKFSIDFDFGEAGPYFIEPKASLVNANLSGLDFSSVLLIAADLQGANLKSTNLSGAKLIQTNFSGADLSGANLESAELLLANLSQTRLVQTNLSHTNLTTANLAGVNLTRASLSRANLTTANLAGANLTHANLSSANLTEADLSEAKITYTNLSSTNLTGANLKGSSFAGVQLNSANLSGQKLSGANFCGANLSSCNLSGADLSSADLRGANLSSANLENANLKDADWVGANLNGAKLKGAVLPDGTTQE; encoded by the coding sequence ATGTCACAGGCACAACAGAACCCAGAGGCTCTAGCGGAGAGGCTTTCAAGACTGGAACAGCAGCAAGATGTGCTGAAAAAGCATATCATAGAAATGAAAAAACAGCAAGATACTTTCAAAAAGTATGTTGCCGGTTTAAAGCAGCATCTGGAGAAACTGGTAAAAGCATTTAAAGACCGCCCCGAACCCGAGGAGCTAAAAACTGTCAAGCGAGAAATCACCCGAATTCATCAATATCTCAGTCAGCTACCCCAAACCCTCAGCACCGCTGGGACAGTTGATGAGGAATTCAAAGTAACTCTGGGTATTGAGCGCTTGGAACAGCAAATCGAAACCGGTGTGATTCTCTCAACGCCAACGCCACAAACAAGCAGCGCTCCCGATATAGCTGGGGAAACTCCCCCAAATGCCGAAGCAGCAACCGCCGAAACTGTCGCCGAAGCTGCTGGCAATCAAAACCCCCCCATCACAGCAGAGGAATTCTCCCAGCGAATTCAATCCGGCGAAACAGATTTTACCGGAATTAACCTGGCACATGCCGATTTGCGAGGGATGACATTTAAAAATTCCTGGCAACTCAGCGGCGCCAACTTCACAAAAGCTAACTTGACGAAATGTGATTTGGCAGGAGCCAACCTTAGCGGTGCCAACTTCACAGAAGCGAACTTGAGGAAATGCTATTTGGCAAAAGCCAACCTCAGCAGCGCCAACTTCACAGGAGCAAGTATATGGGATACCAGCAGGTTATTCCAAGCCAACCTCAGCGGCGCCAATTTTACGAAAGCCAACTTATCTGGCTCCGATTTGTATCAAGCTAACCTCACCGGCGCTAATTTCACGAAAGCCAAATTATCTAACTCCAGTTTGTCCCAAGCAAACCTCACCAAAGCTAAATTGATAAATGCTAACTTGAGGAATGCTAGCTTTAGAGATGCTAATCTAAATCATGCTGATTTCAGCAGAGCCAGTCTCTTAGGGGCAGATTTCACCGGTGCCCAACTGGAAGCCACCAAGTTTGATCAAGTGTTTTGCAATGAAACAACTAAATTTTCCATCGATTTCGATTTTGGAGAAGCTGGCCCATACTTCATCGAACCAAAAGCATCCTTGGTGAATGCCAACTTATCTGGGTTAGATTTCAGTTCTGTTCTCCTCATTGCCGCTGACCTCCAGGGGGCAAATTTGAAATCTACTAACCTATCGGGAGCAAAATTAATTCAAACCAATTTCAGTGGTGCCGACTTGAGTGGTGCCAACTTGGAAAGCGCAGAACTCCTGCTGGCGAATCTGAGTCAGACAAGATTAGTTCAAACCAACTTGTCTCATACCAACTTAACCACGGCCAACTTAGCCGGAGTTAACTTAACGAGAGCCAGCTTGTCTCGTGCCAACTTAACCACAGCCAACTTAGCAGGAGCAAACTTAACTCACGCTAACCTCAGCTCGGCGAATCTCACGGAGGCAGACCTGAGCGAAGCCAAGATTACCTATACTAACCTTAGTAGCACCAACCTCACCGGAGCGAACCTGAAGGGATCTAGTTTTGCAGGTGTGCAACTGAATTCGGCCAACCTGAGCGGCCAAAAATTGAGCGGCGCTAATTTCTGTGGGGCTAATCTCTCAAGCTGCAATTTAAGTGGGGCTGACCTGTCCTCTGCAGATTTACGGGGGGCAAATTTGTCGTCAGCGAATTTGGAAAATGCTAACCTTAAAGATGCCGATTGGGTTGGAGCTAATCTCAATGGGGCGAAATTAAAAGGAGCTGTTTTGCCCGATGGTACTACTCAGGAATAA
- a CDS encoding DUF427 domain-containing protein encodes MIPKKIIPQPGQESVWDYPRPPKLEDSAKHVQIIFNGIVIADSRNAKRVLETSHPPVYYIPPADVKMEYLQPTTRSTFCEWKGQAGYYTIAVGDKTAPYAAWFYPQPTPGFIGIKDYIAFYPSMMDACYLDEEQVQPQPGDFYGGWITKDIVGPFKGGTGTWGW; translated from the coding sequence ATGATACCCAAAAAAATTATCCCCCAACCCGGACAAGAATCAGTGTGGGACTACCCCCGTCCCCCCAAACTGGAAGATTCCGCCAAACACGTGCAAATCATCTTCAACGGTATCGTGATCGCCGACAGCCGCAACGCCAAGCGCGTCCTAGAAACCAGTCACCCCCCAGTGTACTACATTCCGCCCGCCGATGTGAAAATGGAATACCTCCAACCCACCACCCGCAGCACTTTCTGCGAATGGAAAGGACAAGCGGGTTATTACACCATTGCCGTGGGGGATAAAACAGCCCCATATGCGGCTTGGTTCTACCCCCAACCCACACCGGGATTTATTGGTATCAAAGACTACATCGCATTTTACCCCAGCATGATGGATGCTTGTTATTTAGACGAGGAGCAAGTACAACCCCAACCCGGCGATTTTTATGGCGGGTGGATTACTAAAGATATCGTCGGTCCGTTTAAAGGTGGCACAGGCACTTGGGGTTGGTAA
- a CDS encoding NUDIX hydrolase, whose product MKEIKKWKIRQSHLVLDNKWCRVRQDEVELPSGEIIDDFFLNVRPDIALVFPVTKNKEIVFVRQYRHGVGEILLELPAGAFNPETEDAAVAAAREMTEETGYIADKLIKLATLYDNPVKDTNAIHVFIATDVVNTGKQILDVTEDIEVVLVPIAQVYDMIASGDLSVSGTVAAVFLGLQFLRA is encoded by the coding sequence ATGAAAGAGATAAAAAAGTGGAAAATCCGCCAATCACACCTAGTTTTAGATAATAAATGGTGTCGCGTCCGCCAAGATGAAGTAGAATTACCCAGCGGCGAAATCATTGATGACTTTTTCTTAAACGTCCGCCCCGATATTGCCCTAGTATTTCCCGTTACCAAGAATAAGGAGATTGTGTTTGTGCGGCAATACCGTCATGGTGTGGGAGAAATCTTGTTAGAACTGCCCGCCGGAGCGTTTAATCCGGAAACTGAAGACGCCGCCGTAGCTGCAGCGCGGGAAATGACCGAAGAAACCGGATATATCGCCGATAAATTGATTAAATTAGCCACTCTTTATGATAATCCGGTGAAAGATACCAATGCTATTCACGTTTTTATCGCCACAGATGTGGTGAATACGGGTAAGCAAATCCTCGATGTCACGGAAGATATTGAGGTGGTGTTGGTGCCAATTGCTCAAGTTTATGATATGATTGCATCAGGGGATTTGTCGGTATCAGGGACGGTGGCGGCAGTATTTTTAGGATTACAGTTTTTGCGGGCATAA
- a CDS encoding class I SAM-dependent methyltransferase codes for MERVLEPEVMDTWEDAVEYDAMDFTDVNTAFANEVIALGPTAGLLLDVGTGTARIPILICQQRPWQIRAIDLSQNMLKVGTQNITRAWLSTQIKLELVDAKSMPYADNEFDMVISNSIVHHLPDPMPCFREINRVLKPNGALFLRDLIRPTDNATVEALVSRIGAEYNPYQAKLFGDSLRAAFTVEEIREMITAAGFAGVEVYQSSDRHWTAKRPYSLA; via the coding sequence ATGGAAAGAGTGCTAGAACCGGAAGTGATGGATACCTGGGAAGACGCGGTAGAGTACGACGCGATGGACTTCACCGATGTAAACACCGCCTTCGCCAACGAAGTCATAGCATTAGGACCCACCGCCGGTTTATTGCTCGATGTGGGCACCGGAACCGCTCGCATCCCGATTTTAATCTGCCAGCAGCGACCTTGGCAGATTCGGGCGATCGACCTTTCCCAAAACATGCTCAAAGTCGGCACCCAGAACATCACCAGAGCCTGGTTATCCACCCAAATCAAATTAGAATTAGTCGATGCCAAGTCCATGCCATATGCAGATAATGAATTTGATATGGTAATTTCTAACAGCATCGTCCATCATCTCCCCGACCCCATGCCCTGTTTTCGGGAAATCAATCGCGTCCTCAAACCCAATGGCGCCCTCTTCCTCCGTGATTTAATCCGCCCCACAGATAACGCCACCGTCGAGGCTTTAGTCTCCAGAATCGGAGCCGAATATAATCCCTATCAAGCCAAATTATTCGGTGATTCTCTCCGAGCTGCCTTTACCGTTGAGGAAATCCGAGAAATGATAACCGCCGCTGGTTTTGCAGGCGTAGAGGTTTATCAATCGTCCGATCGGCATTGGACAGCCAAGCGCCCCTATAGCCTAGCATAA
- the trxB gene encoding thioredoxin-disulfide reductase yields the protein MANPQVENLVIIGSGPAGFTAAIYAGRANLKPVMFEGYVIGGIPGGQLMTTTEVENFPGFPQGVSGQELMDRMKAQAQRWGAELYTEDVTEVDLQQRPFVVRSSDREVRAHSLVIATGATAKRLGLPGEDQFWNMGISACAICDGASPLFKGVDLAVIGGGDTAAEEAVYLTKYANRVHLLVRRHELRASKAMQDRILANPKITVHWNTEAVEAFGTEGHQLQGLKIKNNQTGELTELPVKGLFYAIGHTPNTQLFQGQLELDEVGYIVTKPGSVATSVEGVFAAGDVQDHEFRQAITAAGTGCMAAMLAERWLSHEGLLQEFHHSEESEAAATEAEKPEVTDTEENFNPSETKHFGGYALRKLYHESDRLVMVKYVSPTCGPCHTLKPILNKVVDEFDGKIHFVEIDIEQDSEIADNAGIVGTPTVQFFKNKALVGQMMGVKPKSDYRKMIETNM from the coding sequence ATGGCCAACCCACAAGTGGAAAATCTGGTAATTATCGGCTCCGGTCCGGCGGGCTTCACCGCCGCCATCTACGCAGGACGGGCAAACCTTAAACCGGTGATGTTTGAAGGCTATGTCATCGGCGGTATTCCCGGCGGACAGTTGATGACCACCACAGAAGTAGAAAACTTTCCCGGTTTTCCCCAAGGCGTCAGCGGTCAAGAATTAATGGACCGGATGAAAGCCCAGGCGCAACGGTGGGGGGCCGAGCTGTACACGGAAGATGTGACAGAAGTGGACCTGCAGCAGCGTCCGTTTGTGGTGCGATCGAGCGATCGAGAAGTGAGAGCCCACAGTCTGGTCATCGCCACCGGAGCCACCGCCAAACGCCTCGGACTACCGGGAGAAGATCAATTCTGGAATATGGGGATATCCGCCTGCGCTATCTGCGATGGAGCCAGTCCCCTGTTTAAAGGAGTAGATCTAGCAGTCATTGGCGGCGGCGACACAGCGGCGGAAGAAGCAGTGTATTTAACCAAATACGCCAACCGGGTTCACCTGCTAGTCCGCCGCCATGAGTTGCGCGCTTCCAAAGCCATGCAAGACCGGATATTGGCCAACCCCAAAATTACCGTACATTGGAATACCGAAGCGGTAGAGGCATTTGGCACCGAGGGTCATCAGTTGCAAGGGTTGAAAATTAAGAACAACCAAACTGGTGAATTAACCGAGTTACCAGTGAAAGGTTTGTTTTATGCCATTGGTCATACCCCCAATACTCAACTGTTCCAAGGTCAGCTAGAACTAGATGAGGTGGGTTACATCGTCACCAAACCCGGTTCCGTCGCCACCAGCGTCGAGGGAGTGTTCGCCGCTGGAGACGTGCAGGACCATGAATTTCGCCAAGCCATTACCGCCGCCGGAACCGGTTGTATGGCGGCGATGTTGGCGGAACGGTGGTTATCCCATGAGGGTTTATTGCAAGAGTTCCATCACAGCGAGGAGTCCGAGGCGGCGGCGACTGAAGCGGAAAAACCCGAGGTGACGGATACAGAGGAGAATTTTAACCCCAGTGAAACCAAGCATTTTGGCGGCTATGCCTTGCGCAAGCTCTACCACGAGAGCGATCGCCTGGTGATGGTGAAATACGTTTCCCCCACCTGCGGACCCTGCCACACCCTCAAACCCATTCTCAACAAAGTGGTAGATGAATTCGACGGCAAAATCCACTTTGTGGAAATTGACATAGAACAAGACTCGGAAATTGCCGACAACGCAGGCATTGTGGGCACTCCCACCGTGCAGTTTTTCAAAAACAAAGCCCTAGTGGGACAGATGATGGGAGTCAAACCCAAGAGCGACTACCGCAAAATGATTGAAACCAATATGTAG
- a CDS encoding ABC transporter permease — translation MTLIFAVVALMAPAAVNWGWIQNPTEFLSNPIHDPPSWQHWFGTNRLGYDVFARTLVASRVAWQVVILATALSMVVGVPLGMLSGYLGGRMDRVLLFLMDAIYTLPGLLLSITLAFVVGKGVLNAAIALSISYVPQYYRVVRNHTVSVKTELFIEAARALGADPPTVLSRYLFLNVIQSVPVLFTLNAADAILVLGGLGFLGLGLPEEVPEWGHDLRQALEALPTGIWWTALFPGGTMTLMVVGLSFLGEGLNQFVNPKLRQGS, via the coding sequence ATGACATTGATATTTGCCGTGGTAGCCCTGATGGCGCCAGCGGCAGTTAACTGGGGATGGATTCAAAACCCCACCGAGTTTCTCAGCAACCCAATTCACGACCCCCCCTCGTGGCAACATTGGTTTGGCACCAACCGCCTGGGTTACGACGTATTCGCCCGGACCTTGGTCGCCAGTAGAGTCGCATGGCAAGTGGTGATATTAGCCACAGCGTTGAGCATGGTGGTGGGGGTGCCATTGGGGATGCTCAGCGGCTATCTGGGGGGAAGAATGGACCGAGTGCTGCTATTTTTGATGGACGCCATTTACACTTTACCCGGATTATTGCTGTCGATTACCCTAGCGTTTGTGGTGGGAAAAGGGGTATTGAATGCCGCGATCGCCCTCAGCATCTCCTACGTTCCCCAATACTACCGCGTCGTCCGCAACCACACCGTCAGCGTCAAAACTGAACTATTTATCGAAGCCGCTCGCGCATTAGGAGCTGACCCCCCCACAGTCCTATCCCGTTACCTATTTCTCAACGTCATCCAAAGCGTCCCAGTCCTATTCACCCTCAACGCCGCTGATGCCATCTTAGTCCTCGGCGGTTTAGGCTTTTTGGGTTTAGGACTGCCCGAAGAAGTCCCCGAATGGGGTCACGACCTCCGCCAAGCCTTAGAAGCTCTACCCACAGGCATTTGGTGGACCGCCTTATTTCCCGGAGGCACCATGACCCTGATGGTAGTAGGTCTATCCTTTTTAGGAGAAGGACTCAACCAATTCGTTAACCCCAAACTGCGCCAAGGGAGCTGA